In the Cellvibrio sp. KY-GH-1 genome, GCTCAAGCACATCCAACGCCGCTACGTGTTGCTCCAAACGATCCCGCTCGATGCTACCGAGTGCGGTACTCAAGCGCGTTAAATCTTCACGCGCTCTTGCCAGTACCTGGATTTGGTTGGGGTCTACGCCAGCCGCTGCCGCACCAAATAGCTGTGGGTAGAGGATTCGGGGGTCATCTACCGGATGCAAGCTGGTGCCGTTGTCGTAACTGACGCGTTTTGAGGTATCGCTACCCCATTTGGTGCCAACGCCCATTTGCAGGGATGGGCGTGAAACGCCCGACGTCGCGCGGTTGGCCCAATCTTCTTTGCCCATTTGCACCTCAATGGATGAGGCGCCCGACGCTGAGGTGGCTACGCCTGTCAGGCATTTAAGCGCACCTCCTTCGTGGGTGTTGGCGGTTCCCTCGTAACCAATACCGTCCAGGAACAGTAGATGCTGGGCCACGGGTTGAAGCGGCGCGGTCATGGCCGGGAAACTAGCACCGGCTAGCGACCCGGCGCGAGGGAAAAATACATCGGGTACGCAACCATTGGGGTGGTAGATAAACAGTGTGCGCGTGCGTTGAACTTCTGCGGCCATGGCTGAGCGGGCGAGCATGGTCGCCAGCGGGGTCATCGCCGTCACAGACCCAGCCGCTATGGCTTTGATTAATGAACGTCTTTTCATGATGACTCCTATTTGCGATTCAGGTAGCTAGGTGAGGTAACGGTTTCGAGCATCATATCGCGCAGGTCAGTGGACTTGCCCTGCCAGCGCGAGTAGCTCGCATCAACCGAACACTGATTGGGGTCGGAAACGCCGGTCGCAAAACGTTGGTACTGTTGAGTCACACACTTGGATGCTGCCTGGGCACCGGAGCTGGCCAATACTGTTGAGAGGCCACGCAAATCGGTGAAGTTGTAGCTGTCCGTTTCGGTCATTACTGCCAAGCCGGAAATGCTGCCGCTGGCATCCACAGGGATGTTGTTGCCTTCCAGGGTGCGGAAACGGCCCACAGCGTCATAGTTTTCAAACCCGAAGCCGATATTGTCGATGTACTGGTGACAAGACTGGCAATTGGTATTGCTGGTATGGGCTGCGAAGCGTTGGCGTGTCGGCTTGTTTGGATCAAGCGGTTCCACTTCGCCTACGTTGGGCGGCGGCGGTGCAAATTCCTGGCAGAGCAGGTTGCGGCGAACCAGCAAACCGCGGTGGATCGGATGAGACTCTTTCTGGGTTGCGAGTGTGGCGGTAATCGCACCCAAGTGCAGTACACCGCCACGTTGCGCGTTAGTCGCTACCTTTTGGAATTGGTCGCCACTGACACCGGCAATGCCGTAGTAGCTAGCCAATGGGCCGTTAAGGAAGCTGAAGCCAGGGTTAAACACATCCGCAATTTTGTAACCGGGTTTGAGGAATATTTCGGTCAGGAAACTATCCAGCTCGGTTTTCATGGCCGCGCCAATTGCAGTAGTGAACTGCGGGTACAACGTTTTGTCGCGCTGCAGAGCCGCTAGATCATCTACATGCAACCATTGCTGTCCAAAGTAGGCGAATTGCGTGCTTGCTTTAGCGGTTCCCAGGAGGCGTTCCGCTTGGGTGCGCAACTGTGCTGGTGTGTTTAGGCGATTGTTGTCAGCCTCGGTGAACAAGGTGGCATCGGGCATGGAGCCGGTGAAAGTGTATGCCAGAAGAGATGCTGTTTCGTATTGGGTCAAACTGCCGGTGCCGCTGAATGTTGATCCAATTTCCGAGCGATACAGGAAGTTGGGCGAGGCGAGCATTGCTTGAATGACCAAGCGCGCACCCGCGTCATTGCTAGCACCCAGACGGAACAAGTTGTTGTAGGAGGTTTGCTCTGCACTGGTGAGTGGGCGACGGAATGCACGTTTACCGAAGGCAGGTACAAATGTTGATGCACACTGGTCGCGCGGTGTTGACGTGCTACAGCTCATCAAACTGGTGAGACTGACATTGGTTGCGAGGTTCTTTGCTGCATTCCAATAGGTGTCCATGCCACTACTGTTGATTTTCTTGGCGTTGACGTTATCAAAGCCTTTTACTTTGGTGTCAGGCTCCAAGGTGGCCGCGACTGTTGCTCCGGTGGTGACGCCCAGTAGATCGTTAATCGTATTGGCATATTCGCGATTGGTCAGCAGACGCAAGCGACGCGGCAGTATGTCTTCCCCGGTGGTACAAACGACAGGCGGTTTCCAGGTGAGAATGTAGTCGGCGATTTTGGTTGCACAATCGCCTACGCAACTGCTTGGATCGTTGAGCGGCATGCTGGAGTCGATTTTTGTGATCAGCGAGTTACGGGTCCAGCGGTCGACCACAATAGGGCGCATTGGGTTGTCCCCGCGCGCGCCGTGACAGTTGGCACAGCCTTTCTGGGTGTAGAGTTGTTCCCCGGTCAGATTACTGATAACGCTGGAGCTGACTGACGAAGCGCTTCTGCTACTGGAAGACGAGCTCATCGCAGGTTTCAGAGACAAGAAGTAGGCAGCAGTGTCAGCGGCACATTGACCTACGCAAGCAGCGGGGTCGCTTTTCGGCATATTGTCTTCGATGTACTTAACGATATTGGCCGACGTGGTAAAGCGCAGGTTGCGCGGGTCAATTTTGCTTAGGCTGCTACCTGCAGTGCCATCAGCATTGACTGCGTGACAGAACAAGCAGCCAACTGCCGGGCTTTCCCACAGTGTTTTGCCCCGTGCTGCATCACCCATCAGCATCGGAGCTGACGAAGAAGACGCACTTCTGGAGCTAACCGACGACGATGAGGATGTGCTTCCGAACTGATAGGTATAGGTAAGGCCTAAGGAGTTAGATGCCTCGGACGGAATGCTGTCTGTATAACCGATTACCTTATAGGTCACGCTCTTAAAGTCCGCTGCGCCTGCGGCATTTTCCACTCCATTGGTGAAATAGGCGATATTGGCCGACACCTTGCCCACCGTTACCCAGCGGTTATTGATGTCGTTGCGGCGAATCAGGAATCCACTTTCCGTAGCGCTGGTGTCAGTCCAGGTCAGGCTGGCGGAGGCAGTTGTATTGTTCATAGTTCCCATCAGGCTAATGGGGGCCGAAGGTGCCTGAGCCAGACGAATGGCTGGCAGGTTGCCCGGGTTATCCCTTGTGAGGAACATTTTGAAATACACAGGCACACGCTCTCCAATCGATGATGCACCCACCGCCATCCGCAACGCCTCGATACCGGCATTCAGATCATAGTCGGTACTGTTGATCAAAATGGGTTTGCGTGGCGACACGCTGACGCTGTTCGCTGCATGTTTGATCATTAAGGCATCAAAGGAAATTGCTTTGGATATCCCGTGCAGCACCAGGTTTCCGGTGAGCACTTGATTGCTGATACCGCCTACTGGCATAGCGTCGATTGCAGCCAGATCCAAGGTGGTGGTGAAGTGCATACTTGGCAGTATGTCTGTTTCAAATAACATCTGCTTCATGCGGGTGTTGCGCAAATCGATGCCGGTAGAAATGCTTCCTAGCGGAATCGTTAAGGTTGCTTGTCCATTCGCAGCGACGGTGCCTTGCAATTGCGTGAAGGTGAATGCCTCGGCGACATCCGTATTTTTTACCGAGACAAAGTTCAGCAAAGACTTGGTTTCGTTGATCAACCAGCGCGCAGTAACTGCCGGAGCGCTGCTACTACTCGCGCTGCTCTGGCTACTGATACTGCTGCGGCTCGATCCAGGCGGTACGCTGCTTGAGCTGGAGGTTGTCGGTTGGCTGCTGGCACTGCTGCGGCTACTGCTGGTCATCGGCTGACTGCTAGTGCTACCGCCGCAGACTGCGTCATTCAAGGTGAAGTTGGTGGGGATAGCGCCCGGAGCATTGTTGTGGGTAAAACCGAAATTGGCGCTGCCATTCGTGGCTAAATTGCCGTTGTAACTGGCGCTTTTGACACAAACACTTTTTCCGTTTTGGGTGCGCGTTCCGTTCCACAAATTATTGATGGCTTCATTGCCGTTAAATGTCCAGCAAAGTTCCCAACTGGTTTTCGCGCTGCCGAGATTGGTGAGGGTGACATCGGCCTGGCCGCCATTACCCCAGCTGTTAGTAATCTTGTAATTGACGCTGCAATTCGCCTGGGCTGTTGGAGCACTGGACGCAAATAAGCCCAGTGCTACCAAGCCGGCGGGAAACAGCGATTTGGATAAGAATCGTTTCATAGTCGTTGCTCTCCTGGCCAATTAACGGGCGTCAAAGACGAGAGTGAAATCCACTGGAACTGCCTTGCTGATCGAGGCAATAGCCACGGCGGCGCGCAGTGCTTCCACTCCGTTGCTGAGATCGTAGTCCGCAGCACTTACCAACACTGGTGTGAGGTTCTGTACCAGCACGCGATTGTTCGTCAGTTTTTGCACGGAGACGCGAGTGGCAAGCGGTTGGTCGACGCCATGCAAATTCAAGGTGGCAGTTACATCAATTTCGCTTGTGCTACCGACCGCGAGATTGGTGAGCAAGCCGTTAGGCACCGCGAGAGTGACGGTTGCATTGGGGAAACTAACTACTTCGAATAACAGATCGCGCATGCGTTGATCGCGCAGGGCAATACCAGTGTTAACACTGCTCAGGTTGATGGTTAATGTGGCTATGCCACCATCGCTGATAGCTCCGGAGATTTCGCCAAAACTGTGCGCTTCAATCACGTGGGTATTTTTGGTTGTCACGAAGTTGAGATAAGACGCGCTCGGGTTCAGGCTCCAAGTACTGGCTTGTGGCAGGGATGACGCGCTGGCCGCACTGCTGGTGGATGTTGCTGATGAACTGCTGGGCATGGAGCTTGCCGAAGTGGAGGGCAAGCTGCTACTCGATACACCTCTACTGGTAGAGGAAGAGCTAACCAGACTACTGGACGGCGCACTGCTCGATGGAGCGCTGCTGGAACTCGGCTGAGGGGTGTTACAGCCAATACGGTCGCCACCCACAGCTACGTCATCAATCCAACCTTCAATGCCGCCACTTTGTTGGTAACTTCTGAAACCGAAGCCCAACCAGTCGAGGCTGGCCGGAACCGCGGCAAAGCCGGGGAGGTTGGTGGCGCCAGTCGTTCTGCCGCCGTTGGTGAAGAAGAGTTCTTCGCCATTGCGGAAAAAGCGATAGGTTTGGGTTTGATGGTTTACGTACCACTCGGTGCACACCCAGCTGCTATCGAAGTTATAGGCGTAAGCGCCCTGCAGGGACACATCGCCTGGTTCTACGTTGTAGATGTATTGATGCTTTCCACTGGCTTCCTGCACCGTGTCCACAAAACGAAATTCGGCGTTGTTGCCACGTGAAGTCACGAATGTCCCGTGGAGCCAGGTGTTGATATTTGGTACTGGCGTTTTCATCTTGTAATAGAGCCGACCCCAGTGAGTACCGGAGACGCTGTTCTTTTTGAAATAGCCGTAGTTACTCGCGTTGGTGCTGGTGAACTTCACCGAGCGATTTCCGCTGCGAGCTTCTTGCCCCTGAACTACCGCAATGCCATTACCTTCTTGAGTAAAGCCAGAGGGAATTGTCCCTGGGGCAGTGTTTTCAAAGTCCAGGCAAAAGAGTGTGTTGTTGCCGCATCCCATCACCGTAGGAGCGGAACTGTTCGAGCTACTCGTTACGGTGCTGGAACGAGAGGATGCTGGTGCGGAAGATGTGGGTGATGAGGATGCGGAACCATCGCAAATCGCGCCACTGATTACCGCTAATTCTGCCGGCGCACTCCCTTTACTGCCTTGCACGCCGAACTCTACCGTTTGGTTGGGTTGCAGGTTGCCATTCCAGCCGACGTTACTGGCGGTATAGGGATTGCTGCCAGACATGGTCACGTTCCAGCTACTGGTAATTCGGTCCGCGCCGTTGTAGCGCCAGTTGATATTCCAGCCAGAGACGGGGGCCGTACCAGAGTTGGTGACTTTAATGGTGGCGGTAAACCCTCCTCCCCATTGATCGTTCACGACATACTGGCAGGCAGCGAATGCCTGGGGTGTGAGTGCGGTAATAGCGAGTGAAACACCAGCCGCCCAAAGTGGACGGCAAAACCGTCCCAATGGGCGAGGTGGTTTCACTATGGCTGCAAAGTGGCTCATAGGTTTCTTCCTCCTGGGTTGTGTTGAAATGCTTTAGGGTCTTAACAAACACGGTTACAGCGACTTTCCCTAATCCCGAAACGGCACATGAGCGCCAAAAGCCAAGGTCGTCTTCAAGGGTGGGGGCATTTTTATCGTTATGTTTTTTCGTTTATAAGTGTGATTGCGTTAACAAATTATTTTTTTGAATATCTTTTACGGCTTTTAATTTCTATTTTTTGAGTTGGATTTTGCACTTTGTGAGGAGCTTTTTCCTACATCATAAAATCTTGTTATTGTTTTTAAAATGGTGCTAATTGGCGCTAAAATCTAATAAATTGACATCAAGAAATAGGTTTGCCTTCAGTGTTTATGTTGTTCAGCGATGGCTAAGTTTTTAAATGATTGCGCAATCTTATTTGGGTCGATGCCAAATCTAGTGCACAGTCAGATATTGAGCAATTTTTTAACGGAGGGATGGTTGGGAACTATTAAGGTTTATTAACAATTGAAAACCTGAGGAGAAATGATCTGAAAGTCTTGTTTGGTGCGGGTTAGAGTGGAAAAAGGGGGGGAATAAGAGAGGAAATGTCGTTAAATCGGTTAACAAAAATTATCAATTGTTGCTGCTGAATTTATCATCCATGCCGATTTCGGCTCATCTGTGAAAAACCTGGTGATCAACAATGTGTTAAAAAAAACAGCGCCCGAAGGCGCTGCAATAATGTGTTGATAACGTTTTACCCGGTGGTTATGCCCACACAGTGGATACAGATCCGCCTGAGTAAGGGGTGTAACCAGTCAAACCAATCGCTTCTGCAGCGTTGTCCAACAGTTGGGTGTGCATACTACCCGCCACCACGCGTCCGCCGCGGAACGAACTGCTGCCACTCGCTAACATCAAAGGTGCATCCTCGCCCAGGTGAACTTGTCCGTTACCCATATCGCTCAATTGAACAATCAAGGTTGAATTGAACAGTGGTGCTCCGGTCTCATCCGGGGTAGTTTTCAGGATGTTGATCAAGCTGGCGACACGACCTTGCAGGTAAGCGCGTTGCGCGATAAAAGGCGCATCCTGACCCACGTGGATTGAACCGTGGTAAGTGTCGGTGAAGCCAGTCGCCGCGAAGTTTCCGCCATCTGTACCCATTTGAATGCTCACCACTTTGGTCAGGTTACAAGCCAAAGCCAGAGCAGCGTTGCGTGCCTGCTGGTCAAACAGTTGGGTGAAGTGAGCACCCAGCATTGGATCAGCGTCGGTTGCGCCGTAGTTGTCCCACGCCGGATTGGTACACGCACCGGTTGTGGTAGTGGTGGAGTTGGTCAGATCGTTTTTAAGTTTCTGAATTGCTGCAATGTTTTGATCCACGCGCAATTGTTCTTCTACCGAAAGCTGGTTGCGAATCTTGTTCAGCGCCGCCAGGTTTACATCGTAAATTTTCATCTGTTGTTGCTGGGCAGTTGAGCCAGTGCTGGCGCCGCCGGTAAACAGACTGTTGAACACGGTGCGTGGGTTACTAACGTAAGTGGATTGAGTCCAGGTATTTACGGAAGAAATCGAGCAGTCCAGGGTAGCACCATCAGCGCCGTTGGAAATAACGCCTAAACGCAATGAACCGAAGCGCGATGCAGCACCAATGGTCGATTGCGCCAATACGTTGTCCACGGTAGTCCCGTTGCCGTTGAAGGCGCCCAGTACGCGGAAGGTTAGACCGTGACCGCCCGCTGGAGTAGTGCCAGAAACGATTGCAGCATTGCTAATGAAAATGCAGTTGTTTTTGTGGGTATCCATTGGTTGTGAGCAAGCTTTCATCACCAGTGAGCCGGCCGAACCGGTTGGCGTGAAGGTTGCGGTGGCGTGGCCTGGAGTACCGCCCGGGATGTACACAAAAATAACGCGCTTAACTTTGTTAGTTGCCGTTTGCGCTTCCGCGAAGCGACTGGATAACACGCCCATGGCCAAGGTTGATGCCTGGAGCGCTGGTATGGAAATACCGGTTTTGGCAACAAACTTTAAAAAATTGCGGCGATGTTCATCAGCCATTTTTTTGAAGTCATTCATAGTTAAAACCCTTTTTATCCCTTGCCAGCGAATCCGCTGACGATTGATTGGGAAGAAAATTTTTTAAAGGGTGGGGCTGGCCCCACCCGGATTTTTTTAGGTTTGCCGGTAATTAGAAGTCTTTACGGTAACGTACTGACTTCAAGCTACCCAAGTTTTGCAACATGACTTTCGGGCTATTGCTGTTAGCAGCCATTTGCTGGATCAGCGCGGCAACTTCTACAGAGTTTGCTTGCTGTTGCGCAGCAGGCAATGGAATTGGCTTGTCGTCGCTGCCAGTCAGATTGCGATCAAAGTAGTTCACACCGGTACCGAATGCCATGCGGTAGTTGTTTTCAATGAAACACGCGCGCAGTTGTGCGAAGCCATCTGTTGAAGCAACCAGTTTAGCGCCCAGGTCTTTGGTGCCGGCGAAGGTGAGTGACTTGCCGTCATCCACACTGTTTACACCGTAAAGGGTGCCGTCGTCGTCCTGGAAGGCAACCGACAGATTGTTGTCATCGCGAGTGCGTGGCAAGCCAATCGGACTGAAGTCTTCGAAGCCGAAGCCCAGTGGGTTGATCATCTTCAAGTGACAGTTGGTACATGGGCTTACACTGGTCAGGAAGTGATATTCCTGGCGAGCGGTTGCGAATCCACCCTGGCTGGTTTTCAACGCTTCAAACGCAGCGGCTTGGTCAGCACGCAGTTGGTCCAGCGCTACACCGGTAGGTGGGTTAGGTACGTCGTGACACAGGAATGAGCGACGGGTACGAACCGCACGAAGGATTGGCGCCGTTTTGGCGAAGTGAGCGTTGCGTGCCATAAATGCACCCGAGGCAATCAAACCACCGCGATTGGTTGTAGTCACTTTGCTTACGCTGGTTCCCAGTCCGCTGGTGCTCAAGCCATAGAAGCTTGCCAGAGCAGAGTTAGCGAAAGTGTAAGAGCTGGTGTACAGATTGCTGAATGCGGCGCCGTCCAGAATTACGTCGTTATAGATTGCGCGTGCTTCTTCCAGCATGGCTTTTTGCACATCGGTGGTGTAAGTCGGATAGCGAGCAGGATCGCGCGCATCGTATTGCAGACCTTCTGCATCCAGCCATTGCACGGCGAAATTACCGAAGTGACTGCGAGCTTTGGTAGTTCCCAGCAAACGGGTAATTTGCGCTTCAATTTGCGCTTTGGTCCACAGCGACTTGCTATCAGCTGCGGCCAGCAAGGTAGCATCTGGTGTACTGCCGGTGTAGGTGAAGGCCAGGAATGAAGCCATCTCGTACGGAGTCAGTACATAAGCAGTGTCGGGCAGAGATGTGCGGTCAGCTGCTGGAACATCGTTGATAGTGATGTTGGCAGTGGTATCTACAGTGCCGGCGCGAAGATCAGCGACTTTCACACCCATTTCACTGCGGTACAGGAATTGAGGAGAAGTCAGTACCGCACGCAGAGCCAGCTTCAACGCATCACTGGTAGTGGTTACGCCGAGGCTAGAGGAGAAGAAGGTTGCATAGTTGGTCTTCTCTTCGGTGGTCAATGGACGACGGAAAGCACGTTTAGCGAAGTCAGCCACAAAGGTATCGCCGCAAGCGGCAACAGTACCTGAACAGGTTGCTACACCTGCGAAGCTTTTCGCCGCAGAGGCAGTGGCGATTTTGGTGGCCAGAGCTTCATAAGCGCGAGCACTGTTTTCGGTGATAGTTGCACGGGTATTGTTAGTGAAACCATTCACCAAAATGTCCGCCGGGATAGACGCCAGAGTTGCCGCATCCAGGGTGGTTTTCAGATCCACACCGGTCAGATCAAGAACGCTGTTGATGTATTCGTTCTTGCTCAGGATGCGCAGAGAGCGATCGGCGTAAGTTGGTGCACACGAGTCACCTACGCAGATACTGCTAACTGAGCTGGAAGAGACTGAGCTGGCGACAGAAGAACTGCTGCTGGCAATGGTTTGGCCGCGCAGGGACCAGAGGTATGCCGCAACGTCCTGACAAGCATTGTTAGTGCAGTGACCAAGCATGTTGTCTTTAATAAAGACCGACAAATCCAGCGCCGAAGTACCGGTATAACCTTTGCCTGCGTACTTGCTCATGGTTTGGTAGGTGAAGGCGTTCACGTTGAAAGTAATCGCGCCGTCACCGAAGAGACCATCGCCGTTGTTGTCTTTGTGGCAGCCATTACAACCACCAGAGCCGGTGAAAATAGTGGCACCAGTCGCTGCAACACCGGTAAATGCGGCACTGCTGGCAACGCTTGATGTGGCGGAGGTCGAACTACCAGAGCTGGTGGTGTTAACGCTATATACCAGTGTCAACGGAGCTGTAGCCGCGGCAGGAATACTATCGGTGTAGCTGATGACTTTGTAGTCATAGCTGCCGGCAGTGGTCAGGCTGTCCAGGTAGCTAACGCTATTCGCCGCGGTGTTTGCTGCAGTTACCCAACGACCGTCAGCGCCTTTACGACGTAACAGGAAACCGGTTTCGGTTGCGCTGGTGTCAGCCCAGTTCAGACTTGCGGCACCAGTGGCGTTTACGGTACCGGTCAAGCTAACGGGTGCAGTAGGTGCGGTCGCCAGCGTGATAGCAGGAGTGTTGCTTGGGTTGCTGTTGCTCAGGAACATCTTGAAGTACACAGGTACTTTCTCGCCGATAGTACTCAAGCCGGCGATAGAGCGCAGGGATTCGATACCCGCATTCAGATCAAAATCCGCTGAATTGATTACGATTGGCTTTTTAGGCGAGAAAGACACGCTGCCGCTGCTGTTTTTTACAACCAGTGCATCAAACACTACGGATTTGGCAATACCATGCAGGGTGAGGTTGCCGGTTACGGATTGTATTGCCGTGGTACCTACACCCATAGCTTCGATCGCAGCCAAGTCCAGCTGGGTAGTAAAGTGCATGCTTGGCAGGTAGGCAGATTCAAACAGCAGATTTTGCATGCGTGGATCGCGGGTAGCGTTGGCAGTGTTAATGCTAGACAGCGGGATAGTCAGAGTTGCTTGACCGCTCGCCGAAACCGTACCTTGGAGGGTGCTAAAGGTAAAATTCTCCGGCGTTTCCACGCCCGCAGTGCTTTTCTTCACGGACACAAAGTGGAAGGTAGAGTTGGTCGTATCCAACAACCAACGTGCAGCCTGGGCATTATTTACTGAGCTGCTGCTTGCGCTCGATGGAACAGAGCTGGCACTGCTGGTGCTTGGAGTACTGCTGGCAGAACCGCCACAAGCTGCACCGTTCAATGTGAATGAGGTAGGCGCTGCCCCCGGGTTATTCACCAGGAAACCGAAAGAGGCAGTGCCATTGGCCGCCAGGTTCGGGTTGTACGGCGCATTCTTCACGCACACGTTTTTACCGCTCTGGGTGTATACACCGTCCCAGAGGTTGTTAATCACATCATTACCAGCATAGGTCCAGCACAATTCCCAGGAGGTCTTGGCGGCACCGGTGTTGGTCAAGGTCACTTTGTACTGAGCGCCAGATCCCCAGTTATTCACACTGGCAAAATCCACACTACAAGCTCCCTGGGCGGTAGCACCGCCGGAAGCCATGATGCCAAGCGCCACGCTGGTGGAGAGCATCGACAGTTTCAATAATTTTTTCATGATAGGTTCTCTCTAAGCTTCATCCAATTAACGGGCGTCAAAGACGAGCGCAAAGTCCACAGGAACCGCGGCACTGATGGAGGCGATAGCCACCGCTGCACGCAGCGCTTCCACACCGGCAGTCATGTTGTAGGTTTCTGCTTTGGTCAGCACCGGTGCCAGGGTTTGCACAAGGATGCGTGAGTTGGACAGTTTTTGGACGGAGACCTTGGTGGTGATGGTTCCGCTCACACCGTGCAGGTTGAGGCTGGCAGTGATATCGGTCGCCGCTGATTGGCCAACGGCCAGACCGCTGATCAAGGTGGCTGGAACAGTCACGGTGACAGTCGCGGTTGGGTAGGTCGCTGTTTCAAACAACATATCTTTCATGCGTTGATCGCGCAGTGCTACACCGGTGTTCACTGTGTTCAGGTCGATGGTCAGGGTGGCTACGCCAGCTGCACTGATATCGCCACTGATACTGGTGAAGTTATGCACTTCCACGTTGTGGGTGTTTTTGGTGGTGACGAAGTTCAGGTAAGAATCGGTAGTGTTCAGGGTCCAGGCGGCAGTGGTTGCAGCAGAAGAGCTGGAACGGCTGCTGGAGCTTGGTGCTACCGAAGAAGAAGGTACTGAACTGCTGGTCATAGCCACGCTGGAAGAGCTTGGTGCTACCGAGCTGCTGGACTTGCTGGAAGAGCTTGGCGCTACGGATGCTACAGAGCTGCTGCTGGCTGGTGGTGGAGTGGTACCACAACCGATTGGCTGGGTAGACACTACGATATCGTCCATCCATACGTCAGCGGTACGGCTGCTGAAGCTGTGGAAACCGAACATGACGTAGTTGAACTTGTCGCTCATCCAGTCAGCGGCCAGAGCGCCGTTGTTCCAATCAGATGCTGAAGTGATTGAGTGTACTTCAGTGCCATTCACACGCATTTTCAGGGTGTCATAGGCTTGGTCAGCCAGGTAATCCACTTCCACGCAGTACCAGGTATTGGCTGCCATTTGCGGGCCGCTCCACCATTGGCTTTGCTTGGGCGCGATGTTATCGCTTGGGATGTGGTTGGTACCTAACACGCCTTTGATTTGACCTACACGGATTTCATCGTTGGCATCGAAGG is a window encoding:
- a CDS encoding DUF1592 domain-containing protein, whose translation is MKRFLSKSLFPAGLVALGLFASSAPTAQANCSVNYKITNSWGNGGQADVTLTNLGSAKTSWELCWTFNGNEAINNLWNGTRTQNGKSVCVKSASYNGNLATNGSANFGFTHNNAPGAIPTNFTLNDAVCGGSTSSQPMTSSSRSSASSQPTTSSSSSVPPGSSRSSISSQSSASSSSAPAVTARWLINETKSLLNFVSVKNTDVAEAFTFTQLQGTVAANGQATLTIPLGSISTGIDLRNTRMKQMLFETDILPSMHFTTTLDLAAIDAMPVGGISNQVLTGNLVLHGISKAISFDALMIKHAANSVSVSPRKPILINSTDYDLNAGIEALRMAVGASSIGERVPVYFKMFLTRDNPGNLPAIRLAQAPSAPISLMGTMNNTTASASLTWTDTSATESGFLIRRNDINNRWVTVGKVSANIAYFTNGVENAAGAADFKSVTYKVIGYTDSIPSEASNSLGLTYTYQFGSTSSSSSVSSRSASSSSAPMLMGDAARGKTLWESPAVGCLFCHAVNADGTAGSSLSKIDPRNLRFTTSANIVKYIEDNMPKSDPAACVGQCAADTAAYFLSLKPAMSSSSSSRSASSVSSSVISNLTGEQLYTQKGCANCHGARGDNPMRPIVVDRWTRNSLITKIDSSMPLNDPSSCVGDCATKIADYILTWKPPVVCTTGEDILPRRLRLLTNREYANTINDLLGVTTGATVAATLEPDTKVKGFDNVNAKKINSSGMDTYWNAAKNLATNVSLTSLMSCSTSTPRDQCASTFVPAFGKRAFRRPLTSAEQTSYNNLFRLGASNDAGARLVIQAMLASPNFLYRSEIGSTFSGTGSLTQYETASLLAYTFTGSMPDATLFTEADNNRLNTPAQLRTQAERLLGTAKASTQFAYFGQQWLHVDDLAALQRDKTLYPQFTTAIGAAMKTELDSFLTEIFLKPGYKIADVFNPGFSFLNGPLASYYGIAGVSGDQFQKVATNAQRGGVLHLGAITATLATQKESHPIHRGLLVRRNLLCQEFAPPPPNVGEVEPLDPNKPTRQRFAAHTSNTNCQSCHQYIDNIGFGFENYDAVGRFRTLEGNNIPVDASGSISGLAVMTETDSYNFTDLRGLSTVLASSGAQAASKCVTQQYQRFATGVSDPNQCSVDASYSRWQGKSTDLRDMMLETVTSPSYLNRK
- a CDS encoding cellulose binding domain-containing protein, producing the protein MSHFAAIVKPPRPLGRFCRPLWAAGVSLAITALTPQAFAACQYVVNDQWGGGFTATIKVTNSGTAPVSGWNINWRYNGADRITSSWNVTMSGSNPYTASNVGWNGNLQPNQTVEFGVQGSKGSAPAELAVISGAICDGSASSSPTSSAPASSRSSTVTSSSNSSAPTVMGCGNNTLFCLDFENTAPGTIPSGFTQEGNGIAVVQGQEARSGNRSVKFTSTNASNYGYFKKNSVSGTHWGRLYYKMKTPVPNINTWLHGTFVTSRGNNAEFRFVDTVQEASGKHQYIYNVEPGDVSLQGAYAYNFDSSWVCTEWYVNHQTQTYRFFRNGEELFFTNGGRTTGATNLPGFAAVPASLDWLGFGFRSYQQSGGIEGWIDDVAVGGDRIGCNTPQPSSSSAPSSSAPSSSLVSSSSTSRGVSSSSLPSTSASSMPSSSSATSTSSAASASSLPQASTWSLNPSASYLNFVTTKNTHVIEAHSFGEISGAISDGGIATLTINLSSVNTGIALRDQRMRDLLFEVVSFPNATVTLAVPNGLLTNLAVGSTSEIDVTATLNLHGVDQPLATRVSVQKLTNNRVLVQNLTPVLVSAADYDLSNGVEALRAAVAIASISKAVPVDFTLVFDAR
- a CDS encoding DUF1552 domain-containing protein, yielding MNDFKKMADEHRRNFLKFVAKTGISIPALQASTLAMGVLSSRFAEAQTATNKVKRVIFVYIPGGTPGHATATFTPTGSAGSLVMKACSQPMDTHKNNCIFISNAAIVSGTTPAGGHGLTFRVLGAFNGNGTTVDNVLAQSTIGAASRFGSLRLGVISNGADGATLDCSISSVNTWTQSTYVSNPRTVFNSLFTGGASTGSTAQQQQMKIYDVNLAALNKIRNQLSVEEQLRVDQNIAAIQKLKNDLTNSTTTTTGACTNPAWDNYGATDADPMLGAHFTQLFDQQARNAALALACNLTKVVSIQMGTDGGNFAATGFTDTYHGSIHVGQDAPFIAQRAYLQGRVASLINILKTTPDETGAPLFNSTLIVQLSDMGNGQVHLGEDAPLMLASGSSSFRGGRVVAGSMHTQLLDNAAEAIGLTGYTPYSGGSVSTVWA
- a CDS encoding DUF1552 domain-containing protein, translated to MKRRSLIKAIAAGSVTAMTPLATMLARSAMAAEVQRTRTLFIYHPNGCVPDVFFPRAGSLAGASFPAMTAPLQPVAQHLLFLDGIGYEGTANTHEGGALKCLTGVATSASGASSIEVQMGKEDWANRATSGVSRPSLQMGVGTKWGSDTSKRVSYDNGTSLHPVDDPRILYPQLFGAAAAGVDPNQIQVLARAREDLTRLSTALGSIERDRLEQHVAALDVLEQKLNAASMSGCLDVGTSIKPRVDAVIGGEEQALWATQVLANISAIQQDITVATLSCGITRSIAFMYGVPVSPIVVPGTSTGDHDLSHQDAAAHTTSKVWWMGQIRQFIQKLAATPDVNGSLLDNTIICTVSDLGHGNYHNHHRIPMLLAGGKNAGLITGRSVDLRPLGEPGKRWGDQVATQGGVNHSNVLMTIAEKAGYTSVRMPTANGRIGNVWINGNGL